In bacterium, a single window of DNA contains:
- a CDS encoding 3-oxoacyl-ACP reductase family protein: MPLSGKTAIVTGAARGLGAVYARALIERGASVVAADVAEPADEAWRRAPDGQDGIPMCYVRADVARESEAVRLAEEAARRFGGIDILVNNAAVYGDLGRKKPFDEISGAEWDAVMAVNVKGVWQCAKAVVPYMRARRAGKIINVSSSSVYRGTPGLAHYVASKAAVIGLTRVLAQELGADNICVNAVAPGLVRTDASRRLNPDDYFERGRERQAIKRVMEPGDLVGTVVFLASAASDFVTGQTFVVDGGGVML; encoded by the coding sequence ATGCCGCTGTCCGGAAAGACCGCCATCGTCACGGGGGCCGCCCGGGGGCTCGGCGCCGTCTACGCCCGCGCCCTGATCGAACGGGGGGCGAGCGTGGTCGCCGCCGACGTCGCCGAGCCCGCCGACGAGGCGTGGCGCCGCGCGCCGGACGGGCAGGACGGCATCCCGATGTGCTACGTCAGGGCCGACGTGGCCCGCGAGTCGGAGGCCGTCCGGCTGGCCGAGGAGGCGGCGCGGCGGTTCGGCGGGATCGACATCCTGGTCAACAACGCGGCCGTGTACGGCGACCTGGGACGCAAGAAGCCGTTCGACGAGATCAGCGGGGCGGAGTGGGACGCGGTCATGGCGGTGAACGTCAAGGGCGTCTGGCAGTGCGCGAAGGCCGTCGTGCCGTACATGCGCGCCCGGCGGGCCGGCAAGATCATCAACGTGTCATCGTCGTCCGTGTACCGCGGCACGCCCGGCCTCGCCCACTACGTCGCGTCGAAGGCGGCCGTGATCGGCCTGACCCGGGTGCTCGCGCAGGAGCTCGGGGCGGACAACATCTGCGTCAACGCCGTGGCGCCGGGCCTGGTGCGCACCGACGCGAGCCGGCGGCTCAACCCGGACGACTACTTCGAGCGCGGGCGGGAGCGGCAGGCGATCAAACGAGTCATGGAGCCCGGCGACCTCGTCGGCACGGTCGTCTTCCTCGCGTCGGCGGCCAGCGATTTCGTCACCGGGCAGACGTTTGTCGTCGACGGCGGCGGCGTGATGCTCTGA
- a CDS encoding STAS domain-containing protein: MSQDPFNRAAFRQQSLRGVVCLSITGEIDLSNATDLSAQLQAAAESDGRGVILDLRELRYIDSSGIKVLVKAHLDARGAGGQIVLAAATANVQRLLTITGLDRLMPMFPTIEEALNSISPDRSTST; this comes from the coding sequence TTGTCGCAGGATCCATTCAACCGAGCGGCGTTCCGGCAGCAGTCTCTGCGCGGCGTCGTCTGCCTGTCCATCACCGGCGAGATCGACCTCAGCAACGCGACGGATTTGTCCGCCCAGCTGCAGGCCGCCGCCGAGAGCGACGGCCGCGGAGTCATCCTCGATCTCCGCGAACTGCGGTACATCGACTCTTCGGGGATCAAGGTCCTGGTCAAGGCGCATCTCGACGCCCGGGGGGCCGGGGGGCAGATCGTCCTGGCCGCGGCCACGGCAAACGTTCAGCGCCTGTTGACGATCACGGGCCTGGACCGGCTGATGCCGATGTTCCCGACCATCGAGGAGGCCCTCAACTCGATTTCGCCGGACCGCTCGACGTCGACCTGA
- a CDS encoding metalloregulator ArsR/SmtB family transcription factor — protein MDQALKALAEPRRREILRLVRDRELPAGAIASRFEGVTRPAISQHLRVLVNAGLLRERRDGRRHLYRARREAVADLRAFLEAFWDERLERLKAAAEEHEGRVRRTPGRR, from the coding sequence ATGGATCAGGCGCTCAAGGCGCTTGCCGAACCCCGCCGGCGCGAGATCTTGCGGCTGGTCCGCGATCGCGAGCTCCCGGCGGGCGCCATCGCGTCGCGGTTCGAGGGGGTCACCCGGCCGGCCATCTCGCAGCACCTCCGGGTGCTCGTCAACGCGGGCCTGCTCCGCGAGCGACGGGATGGACGCCGCCACCTGTACCGCGCGCGCCGGGAGGCCGTGGCCGATCTTCGCGCCTTTCTCGAGGCGTTTTGGGACGAGCGGCTCGAACGGCTCAAAGCCGCGGCCGAAGAGCACGAAGGGAGGGTGCGACGTACCCCAGGACGCCGGTGA